In the genome of Altererythrobacter sp. TH136, one region contains:
- a CDS encoding phage holin family protein translates to MSELQPGLNASAGHAPAEDPASLADHSLRDDVRALIDDGKTYVEAELQFQKSRVALVANRGRSGAIFAVGALILLHLALITLAIGAVYALAPAIGRWGAVAVVVGLLLIGGIVLGVIAKRRFGALSMAFSGDSRR, encoded by the coding sequence TTGAGCGAACTCCAACCTGGTTTGAATGCTTCCGCCGGCCATGCGCCGGCGGAAGATCCTGCGTCGTTAGCCGACCATTCCCTGCGCGACGATGTCCGCGCGCTGATCGATGACGGCAAGACGTACGTCGAGGCGGAGCTGCAATTTCAGAAGAGCCGCGTAGCCTTGGTGGCCAATCGCGGACGATCCGGCGCGATCTTCGCGGTCGGCGCCCTGATCCTGCTGCATCTTGCCCTGATTACGCTGGCCATCGGAGCGGTCTACGCCCTGGCACCGGCAATCGGACGGTGGGGAGCAGTGGCGGTCGTGGTCGGCTTGCTCCTGATCGGCGGCATCGTGCTGGGCGTGATCGCGAAGCGGCGGTTCGGGGCACTGTCGATGGCGTTCAGCGGAGACTCCCGGCGATGA
- a CDS encoding SPOR domain-containing protein, producing MFRVRTGPYITKAQAEAALAKVRAAGYSDARVTTAG from the coding sequence TTGTTCCGGGTTCGAACCGGCCCCTACATCACGAAGGCACAAGCCGAAGCTGCGCTCGCCAAGGTGCGCGCTGCCGGATATAGCGATGCGCGAGTCACCACCGCAGGTTGA
- a CDS encoding response regulator transcription factor translates to MTTVLLADDHPLMLAGIASLFAGTSFRIVSQEKDGDAALAAILELKPDIALIDQSMPGLSGVEILQILRQSDNATKVVILTAHLDDDCLVEAIDQSVEGIVLKDGGDRLLIECLEKVAAGSRWIPRELINRATKLREDSRNDPLTQLSSRERSIAGLVAQGLRNRAIAEELGLTEGTVKVYLNRLYEKLGISNRTELALTVNGARLTDDAPGDAV, encoded by the coding sequence GTGACCACAGTGCTGTTGGCCGACGATCACCCGCTTATGCTCGCCGGGATTGCCAGCCTGTTCGCGGGCACCTCCTTCCGGATCGTCAGCCAGGAAAAGGATGGGGACGCAGCCCTCGCCGCGATCCTGGAACTGAAGCCTGACATTGCGCTGATCGATCAGTCGATGCCTGGCCTCAGCGGTGTGGAGATCCTGCAAATCCTGCGGCAGTCCGACAATGCGACCAAGGTCGTTATCCTGACGGCCCATCTTGATGACGACTGCCTAGTGGAGGCGATCGATCAGTCGGTGGAAGGAATCGTTCTCAAGGACGGCGGTGACCGCCTCCTGATCGAATGCCTGGAAAAGGTCGCTGCCGGTTCTCGCTGGATTCCGCGCGAACTGATCAACCGCGCGACCAAGCTTAGGGAAGACAGCAGGAACGACCCGCTCACCCAGCTCAGCTCGCGCGAACGAAGCATCGCCGGGCTGGTGGCGCAAGGCCTGCGCAATCGTGCCATTGCCGAGGAACTGGGTCTGACCGAAGGCACCGTGAAGGTGTACCTAAATCGGCTGTACGAGAAGCTCGGCATCTCCAACCGCACGGAACTGGCGCTAACGGTGAACGGCGCGCGGCTAACGGACGATGCGCCGGGAGACGCCGTTTAA
- a CDS encoding phosphotransferase, with the protein MSGFPAHPSAVSAEWLTERLQASGELERGRVTSVDWQPIGTGQVGDSVRFMIAYEGGEGPATLAGKFPAADTTSRGTAAAFGLYRKEVLFYRELASRLHVRVPQTYAAEVDDAGSDFILLFEDLGPCRQGNQLGGCSLAEARQAIRQAAAIHAPSWNNAEMIDREWLHMRPEALAQVKALYPQAQAIFAERYADTLEPELMQVCAELNEANEQWFGREGGDRCLIHGDFRLDNMLFDIRGGAEPIAVLDWQTVAVGSGLTDLGYFLGCGIGDDLRREAEGELINLYCAEMTGRGIALSRDAVWDDYRLGALHGVSTAVFSAAFVERTERGDANFLSMARGACALAREHQSSDLLTGKA; encoded by the coding sequence GTGAGCGGATTTCCAGCGCACCCGTCGGCCGTGAGCGCCGAATGGCTGACCGAACGCCTGCAAGCGTCTGGAGAGTTAGAGCGCGGGCGAGTGACAAGCGTCGACTGGCAGCCGATCGGCACGGGCCAGGTGGGCGACAGCGTTCGCTTCATGATCGCGTACGAAGGGGGCGAAGGGCCGGCGACCCTGGCCGGCAAGTTTCCGGCGGCCGACACCACGAGCCGCGGCACAGCAGCGGCGTTCGGGCTATATCGCAAGGAAGTGCTGTTTTACCGGGAATTGGCATCGCGGTTGCACGTGCGCGTTCCGCAAACCTATGCCGCAGAGGTCGATGACGCCGGATCCGATTTTATCCTGCTGTTCGAAGACCTGGGTCCATGCCGCCAGGGAAATCAGCTTGGCGGCTGTTCGTTGGCCGAGGCCCGACAGGCGATCCGCCAGGCTGCCGCCATCCATGCGCCCAGCTGGAACAACGCGGAGATGATCGACCGCGAGTGGCTGCACATGCGGCCTGAAGCGCTAGCGCAGGTCAAGGCGCTATATCCGCAGGCGCAGGCCATCTTCGCCGAGCGTTACGCCGATACGCTCGAACCCGAACTGATGCAGGTGTGCGCCGAACTGAACGAGGCGAATGAACAGTGGTTCGGCCGCGAAGGGGGCGATCGCTGCCTCATTCACGGCGATTTCCGGCTCGACAACATGCTGTTCGACATCCGCGGCGGGGCCGAACCGATCGCGGTGCTCGACTGGCAGACCGTGGCGGTCGGCAGCGGGTTGACCGATCTGGGCTATTTCCTCGGCTGCGGCATCGGCGATGACTTGCGGCGCGAGGCGGAGGGCGAACTGATCAATCTCTACTGTGCCGAGATGACCGGACGGGGGATCGCATTATCTCGTGACGCGGTGTGGGATGATTACCGGCTGGGTGCACTGCACGGGGTGTCCACCGCCGTGTTCAGTGCCGCTTTCGTCGAGCGCACGGAGCGCGGGGACGCCAACTTCCTGTCGATGGCGCGGGGTGCTTGCGCGCTCGCACGAGAACACCAGTCCAGCGATCTACTGACTGGAAAGGCCTGA
- a CDS encoding M13 family metallopeptidase: MNTRLMAALMLGVATATLGPVACDMAATEIASTPGTEIGIRKDWMDISAKPGDDWYQYANGGWLAKTEIPADRSGVGGFWIADQQTEKNLEALLSEIVASNPEEGSEGAKVKAFYQSYLDTQAIDAAGMQPIAADLARFAQISDKTALAQVLGSQVRADVDPLNATDFGTENLFGVFVTQALKGGEVVPYLLQGGLGMPEREYYLSSDPKMAGLRTGYRQYIAELLTAADVADAEAKAQRIFNLEMKIAQAHASREESDDWATASSLWSQADFAANAPGMDWDTFFKAANLDEYQTFDAYHPGAITKLSALVQSEPLDAWKDWLAFHQINSHADVLPSKLDQLHFAFYGKQLFGQEQQRPRDKRALAALNEYMGDALGKLYAEKYFPASAKTEIQGMVDNIKTAFANRIEALDWMAPETKAEAKKKVETMAVGVGYPDIWVDYGNLTIDPKNPYASVLAAERAHYQQQLGKIGKPLDKNEWWMNAQLVNAVNLPVQNALNFPAAILQPPFFDAKADPAFNYGAIGAVIGHEISHSFDNNGAAFDSTGAMRNWWTDADKQKFDEAGKALAAQYDTYEPFPGLNVKGELTLGENIADIAGLQASYDAYRASLNGKDAPVIDGFTGDQRFFIAYAQAWASKMREAALRQRIATDGHAPAQYRALTVRNMPEWYAAFGVKEGDKLYLAPDQRVKVW; the protein is encoded by the coding sequence ATGAATACCCGTTTGATGGCCGCCTTGATGCTCGGCGTCGCCACCGCGACGTTGGGGCCTGTCGCTTGCGACATGGCCGCGACCGAGATCGCCTCGACCCCCGGCACCGAGATCGGGATCCGCAAGGACTGGATGGATATCTCGGCCAAGCCGGGGGACGACTGGTATCAGTACGCCAACGGCGGGTGGCTGGCAAAAACCGAGATTCCGGCAGACCGCTCGGGCGTAGGCGGATTCTGGATCGCGGACCAGCAGACCGAGAAGAACCTGGAGGCGCTGCTTTCCGAGATCGTCGCATCGAATCCTGAGGAAGGAAGCGAGGGCGCCAAGGTAAAGGCGTTTTATCAGAGCTACCTCGACACCCAGGCAATCGACGCCGCGGGAATGCAACCGATCGCGGCCGATCTGGCCCGCTTTGCGCAGATTTCCGACAAGACAGCGCTGGCGCAGGTCCTGGGTTCGCAGGTCCGCGCCGACGTCGATCCGCTCAATGCGACCGACTTCGGGACTGAGAACCTGTTCGGGGTGTTCGTGACCCAGGCGCTGAAGGGCGGGGAGGTGGTACCGTACCTGTTGCAGGGCGGCCTGGGCATGCCTGAGCGCGAGTACTACCTCTCGTCCGATCCGAAGATGGCCGGGCTGCGCACCGGGTACCGGCAATATATCGCCGAACTGCTGACGGCGGCCGATGTCGCCGACGCCGAAGCCAAGGCGCAGCGCATCTTCAACCTCGAAATGAAGATCGCGCAGGCGCACGCGAGCCGCGAGGAAAGCGACGATTGGGCGACCGCCAGCAGCTTGTGGTCGCAAGCCGATTTCGCGGCCAATGCGCCGGGGATGGACTGGGACACGTTCTTCAAGGCCGCCAACCTGGATGAGTACCAGACGTTCGACGCCTATCACCCGGGCGCGATCACCAAGCTGTCCGCGCTGGTACAGAGCGAGCCGCTCGACGCGTGGAAGGACTGGCTCGCTTTCCACCAGATCAACAGTCACGCCGATGTTCTGCCGAGCAAGCTCGATCAGCTGCACTTCGCGTTCTATGGCAAGCAGCTGTTCGGCCAGGAACAGCAACGTCCGCGCGACAAGCGGGCGCTGGCTGCGCTGAACGAATACATGGGCGATGCGCTGGGCAAGCTTTACGCCGAAAAGTACTTCCCCGCCTCGGCCAAGACCGAAATCCAGGGCATGGTCGACAACATCAAGACCGCGTTCGCCAACCGGATCGAGGCGCTCGACTGGATGGCGCCCGAAACGAAGGCGGAAGCCAAAAAGAAGGTTGAAACGATGGCGGTCGGGGTCGGGTATCCTGACATCTGGGTCGATTACGGCAACCTGACGATCGACCCCAAGAACCCTTATGCCAGCGTGCTCGCGGCGGAGCGCGCACATTACCAGCAGCAGCTTGGCAAGATCGGGAAGCCGCTCGACAAGAACGAGTGGTGGATGAACGCGCAGCTGGTCAACGCGGTTAACCTGCCGGTGCAGAATGCGCTGAACTTCCCCGCCGCGATCCTGCAGCCGCCATTCTTCGATGCCAAGGCTGATCCAGCGTTCAACTACGGCGCGATCGGAGCAGTGATCGGCCACGAGATCAGCCACAGTTTCGACAACAATGGCGCGGCATTCGATTCCACCGGCGCGATGCGCAACTGGTGGACCGACGCCGACAAGCAGAAGTTCGACGAGGCGGGCAAGGCGCTCGCCGCGCAGTACGACACGTACGAGCCGTTCCCGGGGCTCAACGTGAAGGGTGAGCTCACCCTGGGCGAGAACATCGCCGATATCGCCGGCCTGCAGGCATCATACGATGCTTACCGCGCCTCGTTGAATGGCAAGGATGCGCCGGTGATCGACGGCTTCACCGGCGACCAGCGCTTTTTCATCGCCTATGCGCAAGCCTGGGCGAGCAAGATGCGCGAAGCTGCGCTGCGCCAGCGGATCGCCACTGATGGCCACGCTCCGGCCCAGTACCGGGCGCTCACCGTGCGAAACATGCCCGAATGGTACGCCGCGTTTGGCGTGAAGGAAGGTGACAAGCTGTACCTAGCGCCGGATCAGCGCGTGAAAGTCTGGTGA
- a CDS encoding helix-turn-helix transcriptional regulator, with amino-acid sequence MTRSTAREACLTQGQRIRRARLLAHMSMAEVGAELGVSKVAVWSWEHDQSSPRTDNRQALARLLDTPIDRLFDSENAPAPDLSSIVADCQQRIARAAGVDHAAVTINIVYGGPTTH; translated from the coding sequence ATGACCAGATCCACCGCGAGGGAGGCCTGCCTGACGCAAGGACAGCGTATCCGCCGTGCGCGGCTGCTGGCCCACATGAGCATGGCTGAGGTTGGCGCCGAACTGGGGGTGTCCAAAGTAGCTGTGTGGAGTTGGGAGCACGATCAGTCCAGTCCGCGGACCGACAATCGCCAGGCGCTTGCACGACTGCTCGACACGCCGATTGACCGCCTGTTCGACAGCGAGAATGCGCCTGCACCTGATCTTTCGAGTATAGTCGCCGATTGCCAGCAACGCATTGCGCGTGCGGCGGGCGTGGATCATGCAGCGGTGACGATCAACATCGTATATGGTGGGCCGACCACGCACTGA
- the ribH gene encoding 6,7-dimethyl-8-ribityllumazine synthase: MAKFLIVEARFYDHLNDMLVAGAGDQLKKHGHQYDVMVVPGALEIPGAIAMASESEDYDGFVAIGVVIRGETYHFEIVAGESARGIMALTMDGVPIGNGILTVENEAQAIVRADPQQNDKGGEAAKAAMALLSIKEQYA, translated from the coding sequence TTGGCCAAGTTCCTGATCGTCGAAGCGCGCTTCTACGACCACCTCAATGACATGCTGGTCGCGGGGGCAGGCGACCAGTTGAAGAAGCATGGACACCAGTACGATGTTATGGTGGTTCCCGGCGCGCTGGAGATTCCAGGCGCGATCGCAATGGCGTCGGAAAGCGAAGACTACGATGGTTTCGTGGCCATCGGCGTGGTCATCCGCGGCGAGACCTATCATTTCGAGATCGTCGCCGGCGAAAGCGCGCGCGGGATCATGGCGCTCACGATGGACGGCGTGCCCATCGGCAACGGCATCCTGACCGTGGAGAACGAGGCCCAAGCCATCGTCCGCGCCGATCCGCAGCAAAACGACAAGGGTGGCGAGGCGGCGAAGGCGGCGATGGCCCTGCTTTCGATCAAGGAGCAGTACGCATGA
- a CDS encoding lytic murein transglycosylase, whose translation MSFNSYLQLLVARARAEGVSEPTIQRMTYDLTPNNRVIELDRAQPGAPSSSSNFSPLQPYLNTHVDAARIGGGRRNYQALGPLAAQLEARYGVPAPIVVAIWGHETNYGSYTGDFDLARSLATLAWEGRRRELFATEFVDLLKIADLGVQRSTLKGSWAGAFGYPQFLPSIYLRLAQDGDGDGRRDIWNSRADTLASIANYFRDAGWRRGQPWGVRATVPNGFNWNSVRSKLIPPVCNRVHERHGQWRTVREWRALGVQPQAYLADDVMTALFQPDGPGTRAWLLTANYRVILEYNCSNYYAMSVGLLADEIAR comes from the coding sequence ATGTCATTCAATTCATACCTGCAACTGCTGGTGGCACGCGCCCGCGCTGAAGGGGTGAGCGAACCGACAATCCAACGGATGACGTACGATCTAACGCCCAACAACAGGGTGATTGAACTCGATCGGGCCCAGCCCGGCGCTCCCTCAAGCAGTAGCAACTTCTCGCCCCTGCAGCCGTACCTCAACACCCACGTGGATGCCGCGCGCATTGGCGGCGGGCGGCGCAACTATCAGGCGCTCGGTCCACTCGCTGCGCAGCTCGAAGCCCGGTATGGGGTGCCGGCGCCGATCGTAGTGGCCATCTGGGGGCACGAAACGAACTACGGCAGCTATACCGGCGACTTCGATCTCGCTCGCAGTCTTGCGACGCTTGCGTGGGAGGGACGGCGACGTGAGTTGTTCGCGACCGAATTCGTCGATCTGCTCAAGATCGCCGACCTCGGGGTGCAGCGCAGCACGCTGAAGGGCAGCTGGGCGGGCGCGTTCGGTTACCCGCAGTTTCTGCCGAGCATCTATCTCAGGCTGGCGCAGGATGGCGACGGCGACGGTCGGCGCGATATCTGGAACAGCCGCGCGGATACGCTCGCGTCCATCGCGAACTATTTCCGCGATGCGGGGTGGCGGCGGGGTCAACCCTGGGGCGTCCGGGCAACGGTGCCCAATGGTTTCAACTGGAACAGCGTCCGTTCGAAACTGATTCCGCCCGTGTGCAACCGGGTTCACGAGCGGCACGGTCAATGGCGCACTGTTCGCGAATGGCGGGCGCTGGGCGTTCAGCCGCAGGCTTATCTGGCGGATGATGTCATGACCGCCCTGTTCCAGCCTGATGGCCCGGGCACACGCGCTTGGCTCTTGACGGCGAATTACAGGGTGATCCTCGAGTATAACTGCTCGAACTACTATGCGATGAGCGTGGGGTTGCTCGCAGATGAGATTGCCCGTTGA
- the eno gene encoding phosphopyruvate hydratase: MTAIIDIHGREILDSRGNPTVEVDVVLEDGSFGRAAVPSGASTGAHEAVELRDGDATRFMGKGVTKAIEAVNGELRELLTGVDAEDQRDIDLGMIEADGTDNKSRLGANAILGVSLAVAKAAADARGLPLYSYIGGVAAHVLPVPMMNIINGGEHADNPIDVQEFMIMPIGAPTLAEAVRWGAEVFHTLKKALHQKGLSTAVGDEGGFAPDLASTSAALDFIMSSIEQAGFKPGEDIALALDCAATEYFDGGKYAMTGEGLSLSPQENAEFLAQLCDAYPIRSIEDGMSEDDFEGWKALTDRVGGTVQLVGDDLFVTNPRRLQMGIGKGLANSLLVKVNQIGTLTETLEAVSLAQRSGYTAVMSHRSGETEDSTIADLAVATNCGQIKTGSLARSDRLAKYNQLIRIEEELGTSAVYPGAACLGRLAG; encoded by the coding sequence ATGACCGCGATTATCGACATTCACGGGCGCGAGATCCTCGACAGTCGCGGCAATCCGACGGTCGAAGTGGACGTGGTCCTGGAAGACGGCAGCTTCGGTCGCGCCGCGGTTCCGTCAGGCGCCAGCACAGGTGCCCATGAAGCGGTCGAGTTGCGCGACGGTGACGCAACCCGTTTCATGGGCAAGGGCGTGACCAAGGCGATCGAGGCCGTCAACGGCGAGCTGCGCGAACTGCTCACCGGCGTCGATGCGGAAGACCAGCGCGATATCGACCTGGGAATGATCGAGGCGGATGGAACCGACAACAAGAGCCGCCTGGGTGCCAACGCGATTCTCGGTGTAAGTCTGGCGGTCGCCAAGGCCGCGGCCGATGCGCGCGGATTGCCCCTCTACAGCTATATCGGTGGGGTTGCCGCGCACGTGTTGCCAGTCCCCATGATGAACATCATCAATGGCGGCGAGCACGCCGACAATCCGATCGACGTGCAGGAATTCATGATCATGCCGATCGGCGCGCCCACATTGGCGGAAGCCGTGCGTTGGGGTGCGGAGGTGTTTCACACTCTCAAGAAAGCTCTGCACCAGAAGGGTCTTTCGACCGCCGTGGGGGACGAGGGCGGCTTCGCGCCCGATCTCGCCAGCACCAGCGCCGCCCTCGATTTCATCATGAGTTCGATCGAGCAGGCGGGGTTCAAGCCGGGCGAGGACATCGCGCTGGCGCTCGACTGCGCGGCGACCGAGTATTTCGACGGCGGGAAGTACGCGATGACTGGTGAAGGCCTGTCGCTGTCGCCGCAAGAAAACGCCGAATTCCTGGCACAGTTGTGTGATGCCTACCCGATCCGGTCGATCGAGGATGGCATGAGCGAAGACGACTTCGAGGGCTGGAAAGCATTGACCGACCGGGTCGGGGGGACGGTCCAGCTTGTCGGCGACGACCTGTTCGTCACCAACCCGCGCCGCCTGCAGATGGGGATTGGCAAAGGCCTCGCGAATTCGCTGCTGGTGAAGGTGAACCAGATCGGCACCTTGACCGAAACCCTCGAGGCGGTCAGCCTTGCACAGCGATCGGGCTACACCGCCGTCATGAGCCACCGGTCAGGTGAAACGGAGGATTCCACCATCGCGGATCTCGCGGTCGCCACCAATTGCGGACAGATAAAGACTGGCAGCCTCGCGCGCTCGGACCGGTTGGCAAAGTACAACCAGTTGATCCGCATCGAGGAGGAACTGGGCACCAGCGCGGTGTACCCGGGCGCAGCGTGCTTGGGCCGTCTGGCGGGCTGA
- a CDS encoding DUF4170 domain-containing protein, whose protein sequence is MTDKKQLLHLVMGGRVADPQTLQFQDLNAVEVVGIFPDYPTALEAWRSAAQRTVDDAEMKFVIVHLHRLLDPGAEGN, encoded by the coding sequence ATGACCGACAAGAAGCAGTTGCTCCACCTCGTCATGGGTGGCCGCGTAGCCGACCCGCAGACGCTTCAGTTCCAGGATCTCAATGCCGTGGAAGTGGTGGGCATCTTCCCCGATTATCCGACAGCGCTCGAGGCTTGGCGCAGCGCTGCGCAACGCACTGTCGACGATGCAGAGATGAAGTTCGTAATCGTCCACCTCCACCGGTTGCTCGACCCCGGGGCGGAGGGCAACTAG
- a CDS encoding aldo/keto reductase codes for MSAHEFIAGIPLVLGGNVFGWSSKGDEAFAVLDAFYEAGGRMIDTADVYSAWIPGHQGGESETVLGEWLERSGVRADMRIHTKTGMLGGAELYDPARVLQSLDASLERLRTDRVDLYYAHKDYPELDIAQIVEAFDGAVRSGKVRALGASNFDAARLSAALDQAEAAGATPFAALQNEYNLVARDAYGEDLQSLVTERDLAMLPFFGLASGYLTGKYRTEADFAQSLRGGRAKELAGTNGPQVLQAMDEVAAETGASHAAIALAWLVRQPGIPAPIASARTVEQLQQLLDFTRVELTDDQLGRLSAAA; via the coding sequence ATGAGCGCGCATGAGTTCATCGCCGGGATCCCGCTGGTTCTGGGCGGCAACGTGTTTGGCTGGTCTTCCAAGGGTGATGAGGCGTTCGCGGTGCTGGACGCCTTTTACGAAGCGGGCGGCCGGATGATCGATACCGCGGACGTCTACTCGGCGTGGATTCCGGGTCATCAAGGCGGCGAGTCGGAAACCGTGCTCGGCGAATGGTTGGAGCGCAGCGGTGTCCGCGCTGACATGCGCATCCACACCAAGACCGGAATGCTCGGCGGGGCTGAGCTTTACGATCCGGCGCGTGTGCTGCAATCACTGGACGCCTCGCTGGAGCGACTGCGGACCGACCGGGTCGATCTCTATTACGCGCACAAGGATTACCCTGAGCTCGACATCGCGCAGATCGTCGAGGCATTCGACGGTGCGGTGCGCAGCGGCAAGGTGCGCGCCTTGGGCGCCTCCAACTTCGATGCGGCACGGCTCTCGGCAGCGCTGGACCAAGCAGAGGCAGCTGGCGCCACGCCGTTCGCCGCCTTGCAGAACGAATACAACTTGGTGGCACGTGATGCCTACGGGGAGGATCTTCAGAGCCTGGTGACGGAGCGCGACCTTGCGATGCTGCCCTTCTTTGGGCTGGCGTCAGGGTATCTTACCGGCAAGTACCGTACCGAAGCGGACTTCGCGCAATCGCTTCGGGGTGGGCGTGCCAAGGAGCTGGCTGGCACCAATGGTCCGCAGGTCTTGCAGGCGATGGACGAAGTCGCCGCAGAAACCGGCGCAAGCCATGCAGCGATCGCGCTGGCGTGGCTGGTGCGCCAGCCCGGCATTCCAGCGCCGATCGCGAGCGCGCGAACAGTCGAGCAGTTGCAGCAATTACTCGACTTTACGCGCGTTGAACTGACCGACGACCAGCTTGGACGACTGAGCGCAGCGGCTTAG
- a CDS encoding histidine kinase, producing the protein MLAIYIDPSQPSAAPAQIYALLAVYIAVAAALAFIAASSWWWDHRLARPAHALDLLVFAAVVFATEGYTSPFFTFSLFIILSASIRWGGRQTVRSAITVNLFFLLSGLAADVFGNSEIDVQRLLIRSSYLGVLSLLCIWFAYDRDRLARRATLRRRLQDPAEDEKGNLPQLICNHVAARLNASRVVCVSRDEGEPWALVHQMDGSGRLSGARATPVAAALFGAMPDEPVLLDGRSGRMLAGTATDARQIDMPKALRQFAEASDLGHAIGITIHTQDFECAILAAGAASLSSDDLTTAAEVREELEFLVKQDLLSSLSQQAERQRVRFSIGRDLHDSVAQVVAGISFRLEGFKKSGKSATELAEDIEILQQELATEQRQLRSMIADLRRPNSQVRRTDVAAHLTALVQRLARQWDIACTFTSPADLIVAPDLERELNQMVREGVANAVRHGRADRVAIVLQASGSGLALEIIDNGRESIAPGEVRPRTLSERAAALSGYLKGTTGPEGTRIRVDLPMGAKA; encoded by the coding sequence TTGCTCGCGATCTACATCGATCCCTCACAGCCCTCGGCCGCCCCGGCGCAGATCTATGCGCTGCTGGCAGTCTATATCGCCGTTGCAGCAGCGTTGGCCTTCATCGCGGCAAGTTCGTGGTGGTGGGATCACCGGCTAGCGCGGCCCGCTCACGCTCTCGACCTGCTCGTGTTCGCCGCGGTGGTTTTCGCCACCGAAGGATATACCAGCCCGTTCTTCACGTTCTCATTGTTTATCATTCTGTCAGCCTCGATCCGCTGGGGCGGTCGGCAGACCGTGCGCAGCGCGATCACGGTCAACCTGTTTTTTCTGCTCTCCGGCCTGGCGGCCGATGTGTTCGGGAATTCCGAAATCGACGTGCAGCGGTTGCTGATCCGCAGCAGTTACCTTGGCGTCCTGTCGCTTCTGTGCATCTGGTTTGCGTACGACCGGGACCGGCTGGCGCGGCGCGCCACTCTCCGCCGACGCCTTCAGGACCCAGCGGAAGACGAGAAGGGAAATCTCCCGCAATTGATCTGCAACCATGTCGCGGCGCGTTTGAACGCATCGCGCGTGGTGTGCGTTTCTCGTGACGAGGGAGAGCCGTGGGCGCTGGTTCATCAGATGGATGGGTCCGGCAGGCTGTCCGGAGCCAGGGCAACACCGGTAGCGGCGGCGCTTTTCGGCGCGATGCCTGATGAACCTGTTCTGCTCGATGGGCGATCAGGTCGCATGCTCGCGGGCACGGCCACGGACGCGCGACAGATAGATATGCCCAAGGCCTTGCGGCAATTTGCCGAGGCGAGCGATCTGGGGCACGCGATCGGCATAACCATTCACACTCAAGATTTCGAATGCGCGATCCTGGCTGCTGGTGCCGCTAGCTTGTCGTCGGACGACCTGACCACTGCAGCCGAGGTGCGAGAGGAGCTTGAGTTCCTGGTGAAGCAGGACTTGCTCAGCTCGTTGTCCCAACAAGCGGAGCGGCAGCGGGTCCGTTTTTCCATCGGGCGCGACCTGCACGACAGCGTGGCGCAGGTCGTCGCGGGTATCTCCTTCCGTCTGGAGGGGTTCAAGAAGTCGGGGAAAAGCGCTACGGAACTCGCAGAAGACATTGAAATCCTGCAACAGGAACTTGCGACCGAACAACGGCAGTTGCGATCGATGATCGCCGATCTGCGACGTCCAAACTCTCAAGTTAGACGAACCGATGTGGCCGCGCATCTGACCGCGCTGGTCCAGCGGCTTGCCCGGCAATGGGATATCGCCTGCACGTTCACCAGCCCGGCGGACTTAATCGTCGCGCCCGATCTCGAACGCGAACTCAACCAGATGGTGCGGGAGGGCGTAGCCAACGCCGTCCGGCACGGGCGGGCGGATCGTGTCGCGATCGTACTGCAAGCGTCAGGTTCTGGGCTCGCGCTCGAGATCATCGACAACGGCCGCGAGAGCATCGCTCCCGGGGAAGTCAGGCCGCGCACGCTGAGCGAGCGGGCGGCTGCATTAAGCGGGTATCTGAAGGGAACGACCGGTCCCGAAGGCACCCGCATCAGGGTGGATTTGCCGATGGGAGCAAAAGCGTGA
- the greA gene encoding transcription elongation factor GreA has translation MATMEKVPMLAEGYERITADLKVLRAERPKIVDAIEEARAHGDLSENAEYHAAKERQGQVEAQIADLEDRITRAQIIDPASLSGDRIVFGATVTLLDDEEKPVKYQIVGQTEADAKQGRISYNSPLGRALITKKVGDEIEVTVPSGDKFYLVEKVEFI, from the coding sequence ATGGCTACGATGGAAAAAGTGCCGATGCTGGCCGAAGGTTACGAGCGGATCACCGCGGACCTGAAAGTGCTGCGCGCTGAACGGCCCAAGATCGTCGATGCGATCGAGGAGGCTCGCGCTCACGGAGATTTGTCCGAGAACGCGGAATATCACGCGGCAAAGGAACGTCAGGGCCAGGTCGAAGCGCAGATCGCCGATCTGGAAGACCGCATCACCCGCGCCCAGATCATCGATCCGGCCTCGCTGTCAGGCGACCGCATCGTGTTTGGAGCGACGGTGACTTTGCTCGACGACGAAGAGAAGCCGGTGAAGTACCAGATCGTCGGTCAGACCGAAGCAGACGCCAAGCAGGGGCGCATCAGCTACAACTCACCGCTCGGCCGTGCGCTGATCACCAAGAAGGTTGGCGATGAGATCGAGGTCACCGTGCCGTCGGGCGACAAGTTCTATCTCGTCGAGAAAGTCGAGTTCATCTAG